In bacterium, one DNA window encodes the following:
- the secE gene encoding preprotein translocase subunit SecE, whose amino-acid sequence MFAKISKYFSEVSTELSKVSWPGREEVYGSVVVVLVLCIILSLIIFGADFILNRMLRAIF is encoded by the coding sequence ATGTTTGCTAAAATCTCGAAATATTTTAGTGAAGTTTCAACAGAACTTTCAAAAGTCAGCTGGCCCGGTAGAGAAGAAGTGTACGGGTCTGTTGTAGTTGTTCTTGTTCTTTGTATAATACTGTCTCTGATAATTTTTGGAGCTGATTTTATATTAAACAGAATGTTAAGGGCTATTTTTTAA
- the rplK gene encoding 50S ribosomal protein L11 has translation MAKKVIGMIKLQIPAGQANPSPPVGPALGQHGVNIMEFCKAFNSKTQEQQGLIIPVVITVYADRSFSFITKTPPAAVLLRIAAKVEKGSGEPNREKVGKVNRNQVKEIAELKMKDLNAHNVEMAMRIIEGTARSMGIVVE, from the coding sequence ATGGCAAAGAAAGTTATAGGAATGATAAAACTGCAGATACCGGCTGGTCAGGCAAATCCATCGCCTCCTGTTGGTCCTGCTCTTGGTCAGCATGGTGTTAATATCATGGAGTTTTGTAAGGCATTTAATTCAAAGACTCAAGAGCAGCAGGGATTGATCATACCTGTTGTTATAACGGTTTATGCAGACAGGTCTTTTTCTTTTATAACCAAAACACCTCCTGCGGCAGTCTTATTAAGAATAGCAGCAAAGGTTGAAAAAGGATCCGGTGAGCCTAATCGTGAAAAGGTAGGTAAGGTTAACCGTAATCAGGTTAAGGAAATTGCAGAATTAAAGATGAAAGACCTTAATGCTCATAATGTAGAAATGGCTATGAGGATTATCGAAGGTACTGCGAGAAGTATGGGCATTGTAGTTGAATAA
- the rpmG gene encoding 50S ribosomal protein L33 has translation MRDIIILACTECKQRNYTTTKNKKKQTGRVEYKKYCRFCNKHTLHKETR, from the coding sequence ATGCGTGATATAATAATTTTGGCGTGTACGGAGTGTAAACAGCGAAACTACACGACTACAAAAAATAAAAAGAAGCAAACTGGTAGAGTGGAATACAAGAAGTACTGCAGGTTTTGTAATAAGCATACACTCCACAAGGAGACCAGGTAG
- a CDS encoding elongation factor Tu codes for TKFEGQVYVLKKEEGGRHTPFFPGYRPQFFFRTTDVTGSIELPEGVEMVMPGDNINMKVELIEPIAMEEGLRFAIREGGRTVGAGVVGKIIE; via the coding sequence ACACGAAGTTTGAAGGTCAGGTATATGTACTTAAGAAAGAAGAAGGCGGACGTCATACACCGTTTTTCCCTGGATACCGTCCACAGTTTTTCTTCCGTACAACAGATGTAACCGGATCAATTGAACTCCCTGAGGGAGTAGAGATGGTAATGCCCGGAGACAACATCAACATGAAAGTAGAGCTGATTGAGCCCATAGCAATGGAAGAGGGGCTTCGGTTTGCAATCCGTGAAGGCGGACGTACGGTTGGTGCAGGTGTTGTCGGGAAAATTATAGAATAA
- a CDS encoding 50S ribosomal protein L1, producing the protein MKNSKRRNEMLKKIDPQKAYELQEAMTLVKENATAKFDETVELSVRLNVDPRKADQVIRGTVSLPNGTGKTVSVLVLCKETKVDEAKEAGADYVGLEEFISKIEGGWADVDAIVATPDVMKDVGKLGRVLGPRGLMPNPKAGTVTFDVGEAVTQLKAGRIEYRVDKYGNIHAAVGKASFSVESLVENVKTLLDQILKARPSVVKGKYVLSISLSSTMGPGVKLDSAALV; encoded by the coding sequence ATGAAAAATAGCAAACGGCGCAATGAGATGCTGAAGAAAATTGACCCGCAGAAAGCATATGAGTTGCAAGAGGCAATGACCCTTGTCAAAGAGAATGCAACAGCCAAGTTTGATGAAACGGTTGAGCTGTCAGTAAGGCTGAATGTTGACCCGAGAAAGGCTGATCAGGTTATTAGAGGAACTGTGTCTCTACCTAATGGTACTGGTAAAACTGTAAGTGTTTTGGTTTTATGTAAAGAAACAAAGGTCGATGAAGCAAAAGAGGCTGGAGCCGATTACGTAGGTCTCGAAGAATTTATTAGTAAAATAGAAGGCGGATGGGCTGATGTTGATGCAATTGTTGCCACGCCTGATGTAATGAAAGATGTTGGAAAGCTTGGCCGAGTTCTCGGGCCGAGAGGGTTGATGCCTAACCCAAAAGCTGGCACTGTTACTTTTGATGTCGGGGAGGCAGTAACACAGCTTAAAGCAGGAAGAATAGAATACAGGGTTGATAAGTACGGAAACATTCACGCTGCTGTAGGCAAGGCTTCGTTCTCTGTTGAATCCTTAGTAGAGAACGTTAAAACGCTTTTGGATCAGATTTTAAAAGCAAGGCCTTCCGTTGTTAAGGGGAAGTATGTTTTAAGTATTTCTCTTTCTTCAACTATGGGGCCCGGTGTTAAGCTTGATTCGGCAGCTTTGGTGTAG
- the nusG gene encoding transcription termination/antitermination factor NusG, translating into MKVLQWYAIHVFSGHENKIKRYLENEIERTGLQESINRILIPSEEVVEMRDGKKRVKNKVFFPGYMLIELDLNLKTQHIVLNTPGVTNFVGPKNQPVALREDEVRRILGRVEERKGEEIIEIPYEVGDPVKVIDGPFTDFTGVVEEIQKDKKKLKVMVSIFGRSTPVELDFLQVEQEK; encoded by the coding sequence ATTAAAGTGCTGCAATGGTACGCAATACATGTTTTTTCCGGTCACGAGAATAAGATTAAAAGATATCTTGAGAACGAGATAGAAAGAACCGGATTGCAGGAAAGTATAAACCGCATTTTAATCCCTTCTGAAGAGGTGGTTGAGATGCGAGATGGGAAAAAGAGAGTTAAAAATAAAGTTTTTTTCCCGGGATATATGCTTATTGAGCTTGATCTAAACCTTAAAACGCAGCACATTGTATTGAATACACCGGGGGTAACGAATTTTGTAGGCCCGAAAAATCAGCCGGTTGCATTAAGAGAAGATGAGGTCCGGAGAATACTCGGCAGGGTGGAAGAAAGAAAAGGGGAAGAGATAATTGAGATTCCCTATGAAGTCGGGGATCCTGTTAAAGTGATAGACGGCCCTTTTACGGATTTTACCGGAGTTGTGGAAGAGATTCAAAAGGACAAGAAGAAATTAAAGGTAATGGTAAGTATTTTTGGCAGATCAACGCCTGTTGAGCTTGATTTTCTTCAGGTAGAACAGGAAAAGTAG